Below is a genomic region from Pseudarthrobacter sulfonivorans.
CACACCAGGCCATCTGGGTGAAAGCCTTCGACGAACTGCCGTGCACCGGGGACCGGCAACTGGACGCCAACCTGCACCGCGTCGCCCTGGCCTACGTTTGCGACTACACCATCCTGGAGCCCCTCCTCAGGGCCCAGGGCCTGCACTGGTCCTCCCCCGGGCTCACGACGGCCAGCCTGGACCATTCCATGTGGTTCCACCGCGACGGCCGCGCAGATGAATGGGTGCTGTACGCACAAAAAGCAGTCTCCGGTCAAAGCAACAGAGGCATGGCCCTTGGCCACTTCTTCGACCGCGAAGGCCGCCTGCTCGCCACCGTCGCCCAAGAGGGCATGATCCGGCCTGGATCCTAATCCGACATCAGAATTACGAATCATAGAAGGAGTGGCCATGAGTACATCGGCCCATGTGGACACATTTACGCGGGACCACCTACCACCGGCAACGACGTGGCCGGCCCTTGAGTTCACCCTCCCGGAACTCCAGTACCCCGAACAGCTGAATGCAGCGGCCGTGCTGATCGATGACACCGTTGCCCACTACGGTGCCGACCGGCCGGCGCTCCGCACGCCCGACGACGAGGTCTGGACTTACGGCGAACTGCAGCTTCGGGCCAATCAGGCGGCCCAAGTGCTCACCGAGGATTTCGGCGTGGTTCCGGGCAACCGCGTGATGCTCCGGGGACCCAACAACCCGTGGATTGTCGCAGCCTGGCTGGGCGTGCTCAAAGCAGGTGCCGTCGTCGTCACCACCATGCCGATGCTGCGGGCCGCCGAGATCCAGACACTGATCCAGCTGACCAAGCCTGTCGTGGCGATCTCCGACCACCGTTTCCTGGACGACCTAGCCGCCGCTGCGGGCGCCGGCGTTGCCGTCATCGCCTATGGAGGCACGGGCACCGGAGATTTCGCCGCCCGCTGCTCCGAAAAGAGCGGAAACTTCACCACCATTGCAACGGCAGCAGACGACGTCGCGATACTGGGGCCCACCTCCGGCACCACCGGCGCCCCCAAGATCACCATGCATTTCCACCGGGACATCCTGGCGATCGCCGACACCTTTGGCCGCCACATCCTCCAGCCCACAGCCGAGGACGTCTTCGCGGGCTCGCCGCCGGTCGCATTCACCTTCGGGCTCGGCGGCCTGGTCATCTTTCCCCTCCGTTTTGGGGCCTCCGCGCTCCTTACTGAGCGCGCAGCGCCCGTCGAACTGGCAGAGAACGCGGCTGCGGCCGGTGCATCGATCCTCTTCACGGCACCCACTGCCTACAGGGCAATCCTCAAGGCCGGGCGCGGTGACCTGCTCAGCCGGCTGAGGGTCGCTGTCTCTGCGGGCGAACACCTGCCCAAGGAAACCTGGCAGGCTGTCTACGATGCCACCGGGGTCCGGTTGGTCAACGGCATCGGAGCCACGGAAATGCTCCACGTGTTCATCTCGGCAACCGGCGATGACAGCCGGCCCGGCGCAACGGGCAAGGCCGTCCCCGGATTCCGGGCGACCATTCTCGACGAGGACGGCTCCGAATTGGGCCCGAACCAGCCCGGCAGGCTTGCCGTCCTGGGACCCACCGGCTGCCGCTACCTCGATGACGAACGCCAATCCCGGTACGTCGCCCACGGATGGAACATCACCGGCGACACCTTCACCAGGGACGAGGACGGCTACTTCGTCTACCAGTCCCGCTCCGATGACATGATCGTTTCCTCCGGCTACAACATTGGCGCCCCGGAGGTGGAAGCCGCCATCAATCAGCACCCCGACGTCCTGGAGAGTGCCGTCGTCGGGCGGCCGGACCCGGAGCGCGGAACCGTAGTCTGTGCCTTCATCGTCCTTCGCGAAGACGTCGACGGCGACGAGGCCAAGCGCAAGGAAATCCAGGACTTCGTCAAGCAAACGATCGCCCCGTACAAGTATCCGCGCGATGTCCGGTTTGTTGCTGAACTGCCGCGCAACCCCAGCGGGAAGCTGCAGCACTTCAAGCTGCGGCAAATCCTCGAAA
It encodes:
- a CDS encoding AMP-binding protein codes for the protein MSTSAHVDTFTRDHLPPATTWPALEFTLPELQYPEQLNAAAVLIDDTVAHYGADRPALRTPDDEVWTYGELQLRANQAAQVLTEDFGVVPGNRVMLRGPNNPWIVAAWLGVLKAGAVVVTTMPMLRAAEIQTLIQLTKPVVAISDHRFLDDLAAAAGAGVAVIAYGGTGTGDFAARCSEKSGNFTTIATAADDVAILGPTSGTTGAPKITMHFHRDILAIADTFGRHILQPTAEDVFAGSPPVAFTFGLGGLVIFPLRFGASALLTERAAPVELAENAAAAGASILFTAPTAYRAILKAGRGDLLSRLRVAVSAGEHLPKETWQAVYDATGVRLVNGIGATEMLHVFISATGDDSRPGATGKAVPGFRATILDEDGSELGPNQPGRLAVLGPTGCRYLDDERQSRYVAHGWNITGDTFTRDEDGYFVYQSRSDDMIVSSGYNIGAPEVEAAINQHPDVLESAVVGRPDPERGTVVCAFIVLREDVDGDEAKRKEIQDFVKQTIAPYKYPRDVRFVAELPRNPSGKLQHFKLRQILENNNDQLAHAAAPQA